The following are encoded in a window of Arthrobacter woluwensis genomic DNA:
- a CDS encoding TetR/AcrR family transcriptional regulator, with protein MGTVVRRRSNAVTEEAIAERRVEILRSTASVIVHSGLSGCSFGAVSDATGFSVGMIQHYFRTRDKLIEACVEHRMEESEAEWRQIASRDGEADAARKLRGLIDYAVMGEKDFTDAWGFWFELYAAARLDPSLAEKVNDRLRYWQRLFTEAIQDALDSGQAVTDRTVEDVVNSVLGLTDGLAFQAINGTFGMTAPRMHTILHSFVESELQLPRATAGVTAVDYH; from the coding sequence ATGGGCACCGTGGTGCGTCGCAGGAGCAATGCCGTCACCGAGGAAGCCATCGCCGAACGGCGGGTCGAGATCCTTCGCTCCACCGCGTCGGTGATCGTGCATTCCGGCCTGTCCGGCTGTTCCTTCGGGGCGGTGTCGGACGCCACGGGGTTCAGCGTGGGCATGATCCAGCACTATTTCCGCACGCGGGACAAGCTGATCGAGGCCTGCGTGGAGCACCGCATGGAGGAATCCGAGGCCGAGTGGCGGCAGATCGCCTCCCGGGACGGTGAAGCGGACGCCGCCCGCAAGCTCCGCGGTCTGATCGATTATGCGGTCATGGGGGAGAAGGACTTCACCGACGCCTGGGGCTTCTGGTTCGAGCTCTACGCCGCCGCACGCCTGGACCCCTCCCTGGCGGAGAAGGTCAATGACCGGCTCCGCTACTGGCAGCGGCTCTTCACCGAGGCGATCCAGGACGCGCTGGACTCCGGCCAGGCCGTCACCGACCGCACCGTGGAGGACGTGGTGAACTCGGTCCTGGGGCTCACCGATGGACTCGCCTTCCAGGCGATCAACGGCACCTTCGGCATGACCGCGCCGCGCATGCACACGATCCTCCACAGTTTCGTCGAATCCGAACTGCAACTCCCTCGCGCGACGGCGGGCGTCACCGCCGTCGACTATCACTGA
- a CDS encoding DNA alkylation repair protein, translating to MSATTEATTVAGLMEELAALDDPRAREVNLRHGDDHGVNLSKLRAIAKRLKTQQDLARGLWATGDTAARLLSLLICRPKDFSRDELDTMLREARSPKVQDWLVNYVVKKSPHTEDLRLTWFADEDPVVASAGWMLTVDRVAKKPEGLDLDGLLDTIEGTMKDAPERLQWAMNHCLAQIGIEHPALRARALEIGERLEVLKDYPTPPGCTSPFAPVWITEMVRRKEG from the coding sequence ATGTCCGCAACCACCGAGGCGACCACCGTGGCCGGGCTGATGGAAGAGCTTGCTGCACTGGATGATCCGCGGGCCCGTGAGGTCAACCTCCGGCACGGCGACGATCACGGCGTCAATCTCAGCAAGCTGCGGGCCATCGCGAAGCGCCTGAAGACCCAGCAGGACCTCGCCCGCGGGCTCTGGGCCACCGGCGACACCGCGGCCAGGCTGCTGTCCTTGCTGATCTGCCGTCCCAAGGACTTCAGCCGCGACGAACTCGACACCATGCTGCGCGAGGCCCGCTCCCCGAAGGTGCAGGACTGGCTGGTGAACTACGTCGTCAAGAAGTCCCCGCACACCGAGGACCTGCGGCTCACGTGGTTCGCGGACGAGGACCCCGTGGTGGCGAGTGCGGGATGGATGCTCACGGTGGACCGGGTCGCCAAGAAGCCCGAGGGCCTGGACCTCGACGGCCTCCTGGACACGATCGAGGGGACGATGAAGGACGCGCCGGAGCGCCTGCAGTGGGCGATGAATCACTGCCTCGCGCAGATCGGCATCGAACATCCGGCCCTGCGGGCCCGTGCCCTGGAGATCGGGGAGCGGCTCGAAGTCCTCAAGGACTACCCCACGCCGCCGGGCTGCACCTCGCCCTTCGCTCCGGTGTGGATCACCGAGATGGTGCGCCGCAAGGAAGGCTGA
- a CDS encoding thiamine pyrophosphate-binding protein, protein MNTITSPEQQPIESGPYANAGLAIMTTLSNYGIDTVFGIPGTHNLEFYRHLAPLGIHPVTSRHEQGAGYAADGWAQQTGLPGVVITTSGPGLLNALSAAGTAYCESRPLLLLSPGPALGDEFADRGALHETKDSTAAAGAIVEWSLRATSAKEAVEAIHRAFALFRGTRPRPVHLEVPLDVLESPAALSSRLLAARPAPAPSPADDDAVATAARLLAGAARPVVLAGGGSLPGRGALRAVAEALPAPVVTTLNGKGALPESHPLSLGSDIRLPAAQALCNDADVLLVVGSKVGEAELWGGDVAPRGTVIRVDILERQMDTNLSADVRLVGHSAAVLPQLFEAVRSALSEAATAALTDPDPRGSGLTTRLSALRAELKDTGRAMAPDLAALACEIQAAVPADTIIAGDSSQITYFGTSTFIPQDEPHSFLYTPAYATLGYGLPAAIGAKVAAPERPVVAVVGDGALMFAVQEFATAVEQGLDLVVVCVDNGGYAEIKQNEADRGIAPVGVDLRQPDWAALATAFGGHGVSVSDPAEVRPAVEQALAAGGVQLVHVPLGIFSDALQDGESPANAEG, encoded by the coding sequence ATGAACACCATCACCTCCCCCGAACAGCAGCCGATCGAGTCCGGCCCCTACGCCAACGCCGGCCTCGCGATCATGACGACACTCAGCAACTACGGCATCGACACCGTCTTCGGCATCCCCGGCACCCACAATCTCGAGTTCTACCGGCACCTGGCGCCCCTGGGCATCCACCCCGTGACGAGCCGCCACGAGCAGGGCGCCGGGTATGCCGCCGACGGCTGGGCCCAGCAGACCGGGCTGCCCGGCGTCGTCATCACGACCTCAGGCCCGGGTCTGCTCAACGCCCTCTCAGCGGCCGGCACCGCCTATTGCGAGTCCCGCCCCCTCCTCCTGCTCTCCCCCGGTCCGGCGCTGGGCGACGAGTTCGCGGACCGTGGAGCGCTGCACGAGACGAAGGATTCGACGGCGGCCGCCGGGGCGATCGTCGAGTGGAGCCTGCGCGCCACGTCCGCCAAGGAGGCCGTGGAGGCGATCCACCGGGCCTTCGCGCTGTTCCGCGGCACCCGTCCGCGCCCGGTCCACCTCGAGGTGCCGCTCGACGTGCTGGAAAGTCCCGCCGCGCTGAGCAGCCGGCTGCTCGCCGCACGCCCTGCACCGGCCCCCTCCCCCGCGGACGACGACGCCGTCGCCACCGCCGCGCGGCTGCTCGCCGGCGCGGCCCGCCCGGTCGTTCTGGCCGGCGGCGGCTCGCTGCCCGGCCGCGGCGCTCTGCGCGCCGTGGCGGAAGCCCTGCCGGCTCCCGTGGTCACGACGCTGAACGGGAAGGGCGCTCTCCCCGAATCCCATCCGCTCTCCCTCGGCTCCGACATCCGTCTTCCCGCGGCACAGGCCCTCTGCAACGACGCGGACGTCCTGCTGGTCGTGGGCTCCAAAGTCGGCGAGGCCGAACTCTGGGGTGGCGACGTGGCGCCCCGCGGCACCGTGATCCGAGTGGACATCCTGGAACGCCAGATGGACACGAACCTGAGCGCGGACGTCCGGCTGGTGGGGCACAGCGCGGCGGTGCTCCCGCAGCTGTTCGAGGCGGTGCGGAGCGCGCTCTCGGAAGCGGCGACCGCCGCCCTCACGGACCCGGACCCGCGAGGCTCCGGCCTGACGACACGTCTGAGCGCACTGCGAGCAGAGCTGAAGGACACCGGCCGCGCGATGGCCCCGGACCTCGCCGCCCTGGCGTGCGAGATCCAGGCCGCGGTCCCGGCGGACACGATCATCGCCGGCGACTCCTCGCAGATCACCTACTTCGGCACGTCCACCTTCATCCCCCAGGACGAACCGCACTCGTTCCTGTACACCCCGGCGTACGCCACGCTCGGCTACGGGCTGCCGGCGGCCATCGGCGCCAAGGTCGCGGCCCCGGAGCGCCCCGTGGTGGCCGTGGTGGGCGACGGCGCCCTCATGTTCGCGGTGCAGGAGTTCGCCACGGCGGTCGAGCAGGGCCTGGACCTCGTGGTGGTGTGCGTCGACAACGGCGGCTACGCCGAGATCAAACAGAACGAGGCGGACCGTGGGATCGCTCCGGTGGGTGTCGACCTGCGCCAGCCGGACTGGGCGGCGCTCGCCACGGCCTTCGGGGGCCACGGAGTCTCGGTGAGCGACCCCGCGGAGGTACGGCCCGCTGTCGAGCAAGCTCTCGCCGCGGGAGGCGTCCAGCTCGTCCACGTGCCGCTCGGCATTTTCAGCGACGCCCTCCAGGACGGGGAATCTCCGGCGAACGCTGAGGGCTGA
- a CDS encoding amino acid ABC transporter ATP-binding protein — MATVEFLNVHKSFGPVEVLKGIDFRVEPQQVVCLIGPSGSGKSTLLRCVNHLEVTTAGAILVNDQMIGYNVHGDRLVEASDAEIDRRRSRIGMVFQSFNLFGHMTALENVMFGPTKLLKTPKAQAENEARELLAKVGLAERANNYPSQLSGGQQQRVAIARALAMKPDLMLFDEPTSALDPELVGEVLDVMKQLAASGMTMIVVTHEMGFAREVADVVVFMDGGVIVEQGLPDDVLLNPQHERTRSFLSKVL; from the coding sequence ATGGCTACCGTCGAGTTCCTCAACGTCCACAAGAGCTTCGGCCCGGTCGAGGTCCTCAAGGGGATCGATTTCCGGGTGGAACCGCAGCAGGTGGTGTGCCTGATCGGCCCGTCCGGCTCCGGCAAGTCCACGTTGCTGCGCTGCGTGAACCACCTCGAGGTCACCACCGCCGGCGCCATCCTGGTCAATGACCAGATGATCGGCTACAACGTGCACGGTGACCGCCTGGTCGAGGCGTCCGACGCCGAGATCGACCGACGACGCTCCCGCATCGGCATGGTGTTCCAGAGCTTCAATCTCTTCGGGCACATGACCGCCCTGGAGAACGTGATGTTCGGCCCCACCAAGCTGCTCAAGACCCCCAAGGCGCAGGCCGAGAACGAAGCCAGGGAACTCCTGGCCAAGGTCGGCCTGGCCGAGCGTGCCAACAACTACCCGTCCCAGCTCTCCGGCGGTCAGCAGCAGCGGGTGGCGATCGCCCGGGCCCTCGCCATGAAGCCGGACCTCATGCTGTTCGACGAACCCACCTCGGCCCTGGACCCGGAGCTGGTGGGCGAAGTGCTCGACGTGATGAAGCAGCTGGCCGCGAGCGGCATGACGATGATCGTCGTGACCCATGAGATGGGGTTCGCCCGTGAAGTGGCCGACGTCGTCGTCTTCATGGACGGCGGTGTGATCGTGGAGCAGGGCCTCCCGGACGACGTCCTCCTGAACCCGCAGCACGAACGCACCCGGTCCTTCCTCTCGAAGGTCCTCTGA
- a CDS encoding PLP-dependent aminotransferase family protein, which produces MSTTPTFLQPAARAAGYRPSPVRDFWEVSMQPGVISLAGGNPDLTVLPLAELGSAASRIVTERGMEALQYGSGTGTQGARDAVVRVMAAEGIPVDADSVQITAGSQMALELVIKLLCDPGDVILAEGPTYVGALGVFAGLQVDVEHVAMDQDGLRPDALEEAIARLRSQGRTVKALYTIPNFHNPTGITLSAERRPQVVDVCRRAGVPIIEDNPYGLLSFDGEVQQSMQQLDPENVIYLGSFSKIVAPGLRVGWAVAPEPLRRPLQLASEATTICASVLSQALIEEYVLGHDWQAALTTARGLYRGRATAVREALEEHMPAGTRWSTPRGGFFTWLDLPEGVSCHTVLDAAIDAKVVFVPGTAFYDGPDFGVGAPGLSQLRLAFSLEDEDTLREGVKRLGGAIAGR; this is translated from the coding sequence ATGAGCACAACCCCCACCTTCCTCCAGCCCGCCGCCCGCGCGGCCGGCTACCGTCCGTCCCCGGTGCGCGACTTCTGGGAGGTCTCGATGCAGCCCGGCGTGATCTCGCTCGCCGGCGGCAACCCGGATCTCACCGTCCTTCCCCTCGCGGAGCTGGGATCCGCCGCCTCGCGGATCGTCACGGAACGCGGCATGGAAGCGCTTCAGTACGGCTCCGGAACCGGGACGCAGGGCGCGCGCGACGCCGTCGTGCGGGTCATGGCGGCGGAAGGCATCCCGGTGGACGCGGACAGCGTCCAGATCACCGCGGGCTCGCAGATGGCCCTGGAACTGGTCATCAAGCTGCTGTGCGATCCGGGAGATGTGATCCTGGCCGAGGGGCCCACGTATGTGGGCGCACTCGGCGTGTTCGCGGGCCTGCAGGTGGACGTGGAGCATGTCGCCATGGATCAGGACGGCCTGCGGCCCGATGCGCTCGAGGAGGCGATCGCCCGGCTGCGCTCGCAGGGACGGACGGTCAAGGCGCTCTACACGATCCCGAACTTCCACAACCCCACAGGGATCACCCTCTCGGCGGAGCGGCGCCCGCAGGTGGTCGACGTGTGCCGCCGCGCAGGAGTGCCCATCATCGAGGACAACCCCTACGGCCTGCTGTCCTTCGACGGCGAGGTCCAGCAGAGTATGCAGCAGCTCGACCCGGAGAACGTCATCTACCTCGGATCGTTCTCCAAGATCGTGGCGCCCGGTCTCCGGGTGGGCTGGGCCGTGGCGCCCGAACCGCTGCGCCGTCCGCTGCAGCTCGCCTCCGAAGCCACGACCATCTGCGCTTCGGTGCTGAGCCAGGCGCTCATCGAAGAGTACGTGCTGGGTCATGACTGGCAGGCGGCGCTCACGACGGCGCGCGGCCTGTACCGCGGCCGGGCCACGGCCGTGCGGGAGGCGCTGGAGGAGCACATGCCGGCGGGGACGCGCTGGAGCACGCCGCGCGGCGGGTTCTTCACCTGGCTCGACCTGCCCGAGGGCGTCTCCTGCCACACGGTGCTGGATGCGGCGATCGACGCCAAGGTGGTCTTCGTTCCGGGGACCGCGTTCTACGACGGTCCGGACTTCGGCGTCGGCGCGCCGGGCCTCTCGCAGCTGCGGCTCGCGTTCTCGCTGGAGGACGAGGACACTCTGCGGGAAGGCGTGAAGCGCCTGGGCGGCGCCATCGCCGGTCGGTGA
- a CDS encoding amino acid ABC transporter permease has product MTPSSPGTVTEDHGGIDYLAMSGLPVLKRRRPGQVVSVIVIALLLVLIVGTLLTNPGFGWPTVGKYLFDTRILAGLLLTLELTVIAEVIGFAVGMILAVMRMSPNRLISGVAGAYIWFFRGTPLLVQLLFWGFAAALFPTIGIGIPFIGPNFIEWNTNDVISLMGAAILGLGLNEAAYTAEIIRAGLLSVPAGQTEASRSMGFSHLKTLWYVVIPQSMKVIIPPIGNNVISMLKTTSLVIVIGVGDLLYNAQQIYAQNLKQIPLLIVASIWYIALTSILSWFQSRLEKKYSRGTARPAKPAKKEAR; this is encoded by the coding sequence GTGACCCCTTCCAGCCCCGGAACCGTGACCGAAGACCACGGCGGGATCGACTACCTGGCCATGTCCGGCCTTCCCGTCCTGAAACGACGGCGCCCCGGGCAGGTGGTCTCCGTCATCGTCATCGCCCTCCTCCTCGTCCTGATCGTGGGCACCCTGCTGACCAACCCCGGCTTCGGCTGGCCCACCGTCGGCAAGTATCTCTTCGACACGCGCATCCTCGCCGGGCTGCTCCTCACCCTGGAGCTGACGGTCATCGCCGAGGTCATCGGCTTCGCGGTCGGGATGATCCTGGCCGTCATGCGGATGAGCCCCAACCGGCTCATCTCCGGCGTCGCAGGGGCCTACATCTGGTTCTTCCGCGGCACACCGCTGCTCGTCCAGCTCCTCTTCTGGGGTTTCGCCGCGGCCCTGTTCCCCACCATCGGCATCGGCATCCCGTTCATCGGACCGAACTTCATCGAGTGGAACACCAATGACGTCATCTCCCTGATGGGAGCGGCCATCCTGGGTCTCGGACTGAACGAGGCGGCGTACACGGCGGAGATCATCCGGGCCGGTCTGCTCAGCGTTCCCGCCGGGCAGACCGAGGCCAGCCGGTCCATGGGCTTCAGCCACCTGAAGACCCTCTGGTACGTGGTGATCCCCCAGTCCATGAAGGTGATCATCCCGCCCATCGGCAACAACGTGATCTCGATGCTCAAGACCACGTCCCTGGTGATCGTGATCGGAGTCGGCGACCTGCTCTACAACGCCCAGCAGATCTACGCCCAGAACCTCAAGCAGATCCCCCTGCTGATCGTGGCCAGCATCTGGTACATCGCCCTGACGAGCATCCTCAGCTGGTTCCAGTCGCGGCTCGAGAAGAAGTACTCCAGGGGCACCGCCCGCCCGGCCAAGCCCGCCAAGAAGGAGGCCCGCTGA
- a CDS encoding ABC transporter substrate-binding protein, translating to MKKLAPKKTAEKITAGSLVRRTALTLTALALVAGTAACTNTETPTAAGNPGASGTAAPGGVGAGGRAAAEAVQADPAVEALVPAALKQKGALSLVTDPTYAPITFTDSSGAFVGLEPDLAVAVGKKMGLKADFSKGDFNGIIAGIQAKRYDASWAAFSITADRAAQVDMVSYMKGGTSVMVKKGNPSGVQKVEDLCGKTVAAQTGTTQALSVLPAFQKQCADAGKGQITALILPQQDNVNQAVSTGRAQAMAADNALVAYYSQLQPDVFSAVDSILVEPALTGVITNKADASLARAFQKALGSLMADGTYQKILSAWGMSASAIPASEINPVK from the coding sequence ATGAAAAAGCTCGCCCCGAAGAAGACCGCCGAGAAGATCACCGCCGGCAGCCTGGTCCGCCGCACCGCTCTCACCCTGACCGCCCTCGCGCTCGTCGCCGGCACCGCAGCCTGCACCAACACCGAGACCCCGACGGCGGCGGGCAACCCGGGGGCCTCCGGCACCGCCGCGCCCGGCGGTGTGGGCGCGGGAGGCCGTGCCGCCGCGGAGGCCGTGCAGGCCGACCCTGCCGTCGAAGCCCTCGTGCCGGCGGCCCTCAAGCAGAAGGGCGCCCTCAGCCTCGTCACCGACCCCACCTACGCCCCCATCACCTTCACCGACAGCAGCGGCGCCTTCGTGGGCCTCGAGCCGGACCTCGCCGTCGCCGTCGGCAAGAAGATGGGCCTGAAAGCAGACTTCAGCAAGGGCGACTTCAACGGCATCATCGCCGGCATCCAGGCCAAGCGCTATGACGCTTCCTGGGCCGCCTTCTCCATCACGGCCGACCGCGCCGCGCAGGTGGACATGGTCAGCTACATGAAGGGCGGCACGTCCGTCATGGTGAAGAAGGGCAACCCGTCCGGCGTGCAGAAGGTGGAGGACCTCTGTGGCAAGACCGTGGCGGCTCAGACCGGCACCACGCAGGCGCTCTCCGTCCTCCCCGCCTTCCAAAAGCAGTGCGCGGACGCCGGCAAGGGCCAGATCACAGCGCTGATCCTCCCGCAGCAGGACAACGTGAACCAGGCCGTCTCCACGGGCCGCGCTCAGGCCATGGCCGCTGACAACGCCCTGGTGGCGTACTACTCGCAGTTGCAGCCGGACGTGTTCTCCGCCGTGGACAGCATCCTCGTGGAACCGGCGCTCACGGGTGTGATCACGAACAAGGCGGACGCCTCGCTCGCCAGGGCGTTCCAGAAGGCGCTCGGCTCGCTCATGGCGGACGGCACCTACCAGAAGATCCTCTCCGCCTGGGGCATGTCGGCCTCCGCGATCCCGGCCTCCGAGATCAACCCCGTCAAGTAG
- a CDS encoding zinc ribbon domain-containing protein YjdM, giving the protein MSETLPPCPECSSEYTYEMGALLVCPECAHEWEPASDEESAEKVIKDAVGNVLADGDTVTIVKDLKVKGSPTAIKVGTKVRNIRLIEGVGDHDIDCKVDGFGPMQLKSSVVKKV; this is encoded by the coding sequence GTGAGTGAAACCCTGCCTCCCTGCCCCGAGTGCTCCAGCGAGTACACCTACGAGATGGGCGCGCTCCTCGTGTGCCCGGAATGCGCCCACGAATGGGAGCCCGCGTCCGACGAGGAGAGCGCGGAGAAGGTCATCAAAGACGCCGTCGGCAATGTGCTCGCCGACGGCGACACCGTCACGATCGTCAAGGACCTGAAGGTCAAGGGCAGTCCCACCGCCATCAAGGTGGGCACCAAAGTCCGGAACATCCGGCTGATCGAGGGCGTGGGGGACCACGACATCGACTGCAAGGTGGATGGCTTCGGGCCCATGCAGCTCAAGTCCAGCGTGGTCAAGAAGGTCTGA
- the gdhA gene encoding NADP-specific glutamate dehydrogenase: MGTPMAALHTALQEIYDEVLQRNPGEAEFHQAVREVLDSLGPVVTKHPEYTNAAVIRRMCEPERQIIFRVPWVDDRGVTQINRGFRVEFNSALGPYKGGLRFHPSVYLGIVKFLGFEQIFKNSLTGLPIGGGKGGSDFDPKGRSDGEIMRFCQSFMTELYRHIGEHTDVPAGDIGVGGREIGYLFGQYKRITNRYESGVLTGKGLSWGGSLVRTEATGYGAVFFTDEILRVRGDSFDGKKVVVSGSGNVATYAVQKVHQLGGTVVAASDSSGFIVDETGIDLDALKEIKEVRRGRIADYLEFRPAARFVTGASIWEVPCDIALPCATQNELDGGDALELARNGCTIVAEGANMPCSPDAVKVFAEAGVTFAPGKAANAGGVATSGLEMQQNASRDSWTFEHTEQRLEEIMRGIHDRCLETAEEYGVPGSYSAGANIAGFTKVADAMLALGVI, from the coding sequence ATGGGGACACCAATGGCCGCGCTGCACACCGCTCTGCAGGAGATCTATGACGAAGTGCTCCAGAGAAACCCCGGCGAGGCCGAATTCCACCAGGCAGTGCGTGAGGTCCTCGACAGCCTCGGCCCCGTCGTCACCAAGCATCCGGAGTACACGAACGCCGCCGTCATCCGCCGGATGTGCGAACCCGAACGGCAGATCATCTTCCGCGTGCCGTGGGTGGACGACCGCGGCGTCACTCAGATCAACCGTGGGTTCCGGGTCGAGTTCAACTCGGCGCTCGGGCCGTACAAGGGCGGTCTCCGTTTCCATCCCTCGGTCTACCTGGGCATCGTGAAGTTCCTGGGCTTCGAACAGATCTTCAAGAACTCCCTCACCGGTCTGCCGATCGGCGGCGGCAAGGGCGGCAGCGACTTCGACCCCAAGGGGCGGTCCGACGGCGAGATCATGCGTTTCTGCCAGTCGTTCATGACCGAGCTGTACCGGCACATCGGGGAGCACACGGATGTGCCCGCCGGCGACATCGGCGTCGGGGGCCGCGAGATCGGCTACCTCTTCGGCCAGTACAAGCGCATCACCAACCGCTACGAGTCCGGCGTCCTCACGGGCAAGGGGCTCAGCTGGGGCGGTTCACTGGTGCGGACCGAAGCCACCGGGTACGGCGCCGTGTTCTTCACCGACGAGATCCTCCGGGTCCGGGGCGATTCCTTCGACGGCAAGAAGGTGGTGGTGTCCGGTTCGGGCAATGTGGCCACCTACGCCGTCCAGAAGGTCCATCAGCTCGGCGGGACGGTGGTGGCCGCCTCGGACTCCAGCGGCTTCATCGTGGACGAGACCGGGATCGATCTGGACGCCCTCAAGGAGATCAAGGAGGTGCGCCGGGGCCGGATCGCCGACTACCTCGAGTTCCGTCCAGCGGCGCGCTTCGTCACCGGCGCGTCGATCTGGGAAGTTCCCTGCGACATCGCGCTCCCCTGCGCCACGCAGAATGAGCTCGACGGCGGCGACGCACTCGAGCTGGCCCGCAACGGCTGCACGATCGTCGCGGAGGGCGCCAACATGCCGTGCAGTCCCGACGCGGTGAAGGTCTTCGCGGAGGCCGGAGTGACTTTCGCACCGGGCAAGGCCGCCAACGCCGGCGGGGTCGCCACGAGCGGACTGGAGATGCAGCAGAACGCCTCCCGCGACTCGTGGACGTTCGAGCATACGGAGCAGCGACTCGAGGAGATCATGCGGGGCATCCACGACCGCTGCCTCGAAACAGCCGAAGAGTACGGCGTTCCGGGGAGCTACTCGGCGGGGGCGAACATCGCAGGCTTCACTAAGGTGGCCGACGCGATGCTCGCTCTCGGGGTGATCTGA
- a CDS encoding amidohydrolase yields MRTLTTFHRSAAQAHPVVLHHATFHTLEDGSSPEALLVFGQDIAATGTLEHCLAAAAAISPAAPEVVDLGGAVVVPGFIDAHAHPLMYGQLMTWVDCGPEKAGSIPEMVTLLQEAARDLPDGRPVRGYGYEHRNLVEGRHPTRHELDQVATDREVYLMNASGHGGVVNSYTLELHGVTRDTPNPAGGEFFRDADGELTGELSDAACNVLTGVHGVKVGHHGPNFHLADAPEEHLRQLAAAQEKFLAGGVTAIGDAQVSRREFDMYLRLAEADGLKTRVSMYLLSHLLDDALEMGLHGAFGNDMLSFAGIKLYADGTLGGWTAYFPDGYVGDPCRTGQLYHEPAEYRELIRKAHAAGIQTATHAQSPTALEMVIGAIEAALEDRPDEDARHRIEHCGLPTPEQIERMAAAGIHPVNQPQHYYNWGEGVTAAIGTPGERFNPLGEFVRAGVPVTISSDAPVADPLPLEAIQAAVTRVTRRGHRLGSLDLRISREEALKAHTLTAARAIGRETDLGSLAVGKRADFAVLSADPLTVPEEDIARIQVLQTWVDGRRRFLAGTSIAFPAQHATQD; encoded by the coding sequence ATGCGCACCCTCACCACCTTCCACCGGTCCGCCGCCCAGGCCCACCCGGTGGTGCTCCACCACGCCACCTTCCACACCCTGGAGGACGGGTCCTCGCCGGAGGCCCTCCTCGTCTTCGGCCAGGACATCGCCGCGACCGGGACGCTCGAGCACTGCCTCGCGGCAGCGGCGGCGATCAGCCCGGCGGCGCCGGAGGTCGTCGACCTGGGCGGCGCCGTCGTCGTGCCCGGCTTCATCGACGCGCACGCTCACCCGCTCATGTACGGCCAGCTCATGACCTGGGTGGATTGCGGCCCGGAGAAAGCCGGCTCCATTCCCGAGATGGTGACGCTCCTCCAGGAGGCCGCGCGCGATCTGCCGGACGGCCGGCCCGTGCGCGGCTACGGTTACGAGCACCGGAACCTCGTGGAGGGCCGGCATCCCACGCGCCACGAGCTGGACCAGGTCGCCACCGACCGCGAGGTGTATCTGATGAACGCCTCGGGGCACGGCGGCGTCGTGAACAGCTACACCCTGGAGCTCCACGGCGTCACACGGGACACCCCGAATCCCGCGGGCGGCGAGTTCTTCCGCGACGCCGACGGCGAGCTCACGGGCGAGCTGTCCGACGCCGCCTGCAACGTCCTGACCGGGGTGCACGGCGTGAAGGTGGGCCATCACGGTCCGAACTTCCACCTCGCCGACGCCCCGGAGGAGCACCTCCGCCAGCTGGCGGCCGCCCAGGAGAAGTTCCTGGCCGGCGGTGTGACCGCCATCGGCGACGCACAGGTGTCCCGCCGCGAGTTCGACATGTACCTGCGTCTCGCCGAAGCCGACGGCCTGAAGACCCGCGTCAGCATGTACCTGCTGTCCCATCTGCTCGACGACGCACTCGAGATGGGCCTGCACGGCGCCTTCGGCAACGACATGCTGAGCTTCGCCGGGATCAAGCTCTATGCGGACGGGACGCTGGGCGGCTGGACCGCGTACTTCCCCGACGGCTACGTCGGCGACCCCTGCCGGACCGGCCAGCTCTATCACGAGCCCGCCGAGTACCGGGAGCTGATTCGCAAGGCTCACGCCGCGGGCATCCAGACGGCCACGCATGCGCAGTCCCCCACCGCACTCGAGATGGTCATCGGGGCGATCGAGGCCGCCCTGGAGGACCGTCCGGACGAGGACGCCCGGCACCGGATCGAGCACTGCGGCCTGCCGACGCCCGAGCAGATCGAGCGGATGGCCGCCGCCGGCATCCACCCGGTCAATCAGCCGCAGCACTACTACAACTGGGGCGAAGGAGTCACGGCCGCCATCGGCACACCGGGCGAGCGCTTCAATCCGCTCGGCGAATTCGTCCGGGCGGGCGTGCCGGTCACCATCAGCTCCGACGCCCCGGTGGCGGATCCGCTGCCCCTCGAAGCCATCCAGGCCGCGGTCACCCGGGTCACGCGGCGCGGCCACCGGCTGGGTTCCCTCGACCTGCGCATCAGCCGTGAAGAGGCCCTGAAGGCGCACACCCTGACGGCCGCCCGGGCGATCGGACGGGAGACCGATCTCGGGTCCCTCGCGGTCGGCAAGCGGGCCGACTTCGCGGTGCTGTCCGCCGACCCGCTCACGGTCCCCGAGGAGGACATCGCCCGGATCCAGGTCCTGCAGACCTGGGTGGACGGGCGGCGCCGCTTCCTCGCCGGAACCTCCATCGCCTTCCCCGCACAGCACGCGACCCAGGACTGA